A genomic stretch from Candidatus Saganbacteria bacterium includes:
- a CDS encoding type II toxin-antitoxin system HicA family toxin yields the protein MKRRDLIEHLTLNGCRFLREGSRHTVYFNSSNRKTSTIPRHNEIHEFLAKKICKDLEVPKP from the coding sequence TAATAGAACATCTAACCCTTAACGGTTGCCGTTTCCTTCGAGAGGGATCCCGACATACAGTTTATTTCAATTCATCCAACCGCAAAACATCAACTATTCCCCGGCACAATGAAATTCATGAATTCTTAGCCAAGAAAATCTGCAAGGATTTGGAAGTCCCCAAACCATAA